From the genome of Pseudomonas helvetica:
CGATTCAATCCATTTGATCGCTTCGTCGTCGACGCTGAAGTAGTCGGCAGACAACGCCACCAGATCGGCCAGTTGCCCGACCTTGATCTGGCCCTTTGTGCCTTGCTCGGAGGAGAACCAGGCGCTGCCATGGGTGTAGAGTTCCAGCGCTGTGTCACGGCTCAGGCCTTGCGGGTAAAGCTCCAGGCCGCCGACGGTGCGGCCGCTGACCAGCCAGTAGAGTGATGTCCATGGGTTGTAGCTGGAAACCCGTGTGGCGTCGGTGCCGGCACCGACCGGAATACCTTCGGCGAGCATGCGCTGGATCGGAGGGGTGTGCTCGGCAGCCTTGGCGCCGTAACGGTCGACAAAGTATTCGCCCTGAAAAGCCATGCGGTCCTGAATCGCAATGCCGCCGCCCAGTGCACGAACCCGCTCGATGTTCTGCGGGGTGATGGTTTCGGCGTGATCGAAGAACCACGGCAGCCCGTCGAACGGGATATCGCGGTTGACCTTTTCGAACACATCGAGCATCCGGCTGATCGATTCGTTGTAGGTGGCGTGCAGGCGAAATGGCCAGCGCTGCTCGACCAGATGCCGCACCACGGGCTCCAGTTCCTGCTCCATGGTTTGCGGCAGATCGGGGCGTGGTTCGAGGAAGTCTTCAAAGTCGGCGGCGGAGAACACCAGCATTTCGCCAGCGCCGTTGTGCCGCAGGAAATCGTCACCCTGGCCGTAGTGCGAGGTACTGGTCCAGTTCTTGAAGTCGGTCAGTTCTTCCTTGGGTTTTTGGGTGAACAGGTTGTAAGCGATGCGCACGCTCAGTTGCCGGTCCTTCGCCAATTGCTGGATGACCTGATAGTCGTCCGGGTAATTCTGAAAGCCGCCACCGGCATCGATGGCGCTGGTGACACCGAGGCGATTGAGTTCGCGCATGAACTGCCAGGTCGAGTTGAGCTGATACTCCAGTGGCAGCTTCGGCCCCTTGGCCAGCGTCGAGTAGAGAATCATCGCATTCGGGCGGGCGATCAGCATGCCTGTAGGGTCGCCATTGGCATCGCGCTGGATTTCGCCACCCGGCGGGTTCGGGGTATTGCGGTCGTAGCCCACCACTTTGAGTGCTGAGCGGTTGAGCAGGGCGCGGTCATACAGGTGCAGGACGAACACCGGTGTGTCAGGCGCAGCCTTGTTCAGCTCTTCAATCGTCGGCAGGCGCTTTTCGGCGAACTGGAACTCGGTCCAGCCACCGACCACGCGCACCCATTGCGGTGCCGGTGTGCGATCAGCCTGGTCCTTGAGCATGCGCAAGGCGTCGACCAATGACGGCACACCTTCCCAGCGCAGTTCGAGGTTGTAGTTCAGGCCGCCACGGATCAGGTGCAGGTGCGAGTCGTTGAGGCCAGGGATCACCGTACGTTTTTGCAGGTCGATGACTTGCGTGCTGGCGCCGCGCAGGGGCATGACGTCCGTATCATTGCCGACGGTAATAAACCGCCCGTCCTTGATGGCGACCGCGCTCGCAAGGGGTTTATCCCGGTCGACCGTGTGCATGCGACCGTTGAACAGGATGAGATCGGCTGGGGAGTTGGTCATGCTGGTGCTCTGCGCAAATAGAGGACTGGTCCAGGCGCTGACGGTGCCTGCCGAAAGGCCTTGCAGTACGCGGCGGTGGTTGAAATCGTCGTGTTCATCAGGTGGGCTCATGGCGCCGTTCTCCGCAGGTGTTCGGTCGAGCGAGCAGCCGAATGTGCGAGCCATACGGCCAGCAAAGAATATAGACGGCAAATCCGCAGTCGATGTGTCGGGCGGGCACATTTACGACCGGCAGAAACGACGAATCCCGCCATAAGGGCGGGATTCGTAGGCAGCCAGAGGGCTCCCGAGGCTGGGAGCCGTCGTCTTAGCTTGGGAACAGCTCGGACAGTTTCATGGCCAGCATCATGTCGCCTTCAGCGCGCAGTTTGCCGCCCATGAATGCCTGCATGCCGTCGGTCGAGCCGTCGACGATGCCTTCCAGGGTTTCGCCGTCCATGACCAGAGTCACTTGAGCGTCCGGGTTCTCGCCTTCTTTCAGCTCGCACGTGCTGTCTTTAACGATCAGCGAGAAGTTCTTGGTGTCGTCGATGCGGAAACCGAAAACCAGGTCCAGACCGGCAGCAGCGGCTGGGTTGAACTTGGCTTTCATGGCTTGTACGGCGTCAGCTACGGAGGTCATGGTTCGATCCTTTTATGAAGTGTTACAGCAAGGGTCACAGTGATCCGGACTCAACGGAAAGTGATGAGTTCCGGGGCCTTCAGCAGTTGCAAATGTGCATGACTGTTGAAGGAAGCCAGTGTCACCTCGCGACCACGGAACTTCAGTTGGTTGAGCGAGGTGTTAACGATTTGCCAATTCAGCTCAAAGGCCTGCCTGGCCGGCATTTGAGTAATCAGGTGGAGCAGGGCAGTGATGGTCCCGCCGGAGGTGAACACGGCGATTTTCTGGGTGTTGTCGGCCTGTTCGAGAATACGCTGCAAACCGGCCTGGACCCGCTCGACGAAGCCTGGCCAGCTTTCCAGCCCCGGTGGGTCGTAAGTACCGGCCAACCAACGCTCGATGATCAAGGCAAAGATTCGCTGAAACTCGCCGCGATTCTGCGCGGCATTGCGCAGAATATTCAGGGCTTCGGGTTCTTCGGGCAGCAGGTCCGGAATCAGCGCGCGAATCACCGCGTCGGCGTCGAACTCGTTGAAGGCTGAATCGATTTCCAGCGGCGGCACTGGCAGGCCGACAGCGCCGAATTGTGCCAGGGCACTGCTGGCGGTGTGTTGCTGGCGACGCAGGTCGCCCGACAGGCAGCGATCGAAACTCAATCCCAGTTCAGCCAGGTGACTGCCGAGTATTTCTGCCTGGCGAATACCAGTCGGCGACAGCACGTCGTAGTCGTCTGCACCGAAAGAGGCCTGGCCATGTCGAATCAAATAGATGCTGCCCACGTCCGCGTCATCCGGGTACGTTGAAGGTTTTGCGAGGTTATGAGGATGGCGATGAGCTGTCAATGAAAAAACATACGCTTGTTTGAAATGCTCGTTGGGGGCCTGTTGCAGAAGGTTTCACGACTGGTCGCAACGCGGCTGCATGGGTATGCTGAAGGTATACGCGCCTGCGTGTTCTGCGGCGCACTGTCGTTAAGGAGTCAATGTGGAGTTTTTCGCCGAGTACGCAAGTTTTCTGGCTAAAACCGTTACCCTGGTGATCGCCATTCTGGTGGTCCTGGCCAGCTTTGCGGCGTTGCGCAGCAAAGGCCGGCGCAAGTTCACGGGCCAGTTGCAGGTCAGTAAACTCAATGATTTCTACAAGGAACTGCGTGAGCGCCTGGAGCAGACACTGCTCGACAAGGACCAGCTCAAGGCCTTGCGTAAATCCGAAGCCAAGTCCGAGAAAAAACAGAAGAAAAAGCCGGAAGCCAAACCGCGGGTGTTCGTGCTGGATTTCGATGGTGACATCAGGGCTTCAGCGACTGAAAGCCTGCGCCATGAAATTACCGCGTTGTTGTCCCTGGCCACGCCGAAGGACGAAGTCGTGCTGCGCCTGGAAAGCGGCGGTGGCATGGTTCACAGCTACGGTCTGGCGTCCTCGCAACTGGCGCGCATTCGTCAGGCCGGTGTGCCATTGACCGTGTGTATCGACAAGGTCGCGGCCAGCGGTGGTTACATGATGGCGTGCATCGGCGAGAAGATCATCAGTGCGCCGTTTGCCATTCTGGGTTCGATCGGGGTGGTGGCGCAGTTGCCTAACGTCAATCGCCTGCTGAAAAAGCACGACATCGACTTTGAAGTCCTGACGGCGGGTGAGTACAAACGCACGCTGACAGTGTTTGGCGAAAACACCGAGAAGGGCCGGGAGAAGTTCCAGGAAGACCTGGATGTGACTCACGAACTGTTCAAGAACTTCGTCTCACGCTACCGGCCGCAACTGGCCATCAATGAAGTGGCCACCGGTGAAGTCTGGCTGGGTGTTGCCGCACTGGAAAAACGACTGGTCGATGAGCTGAAAACCAGCGATGAATACCTTGCCGAACGGGCCAAGGGCGCAGAGCTGTTTCACTTGCATTATGCCGAACGCAAGAGCCTGCAAGAACGCGTCGGCCTGGCGGCCAGCGGTTCGATTGATCGGGTCTTGCTGACGTGGTGGAGCCGTCTCACCCAGCAGCGTTTTTGGTAGGGAGCACGGGGCTCGCCAATGCGGGCCCGTTTTTACGGCGTCGAGTGCAATGCTCGACGCTGCTCAGTTTCGAGTTTTTACCCGCCGTATTTCAGGTCTTTTGAGACCGTCGCGTTTTCCCACCGGATTGAGGACATTTCCTGCTTTTTTTGCGGCAGGCGATGCATAAGCTCATAGCTCCCGAATCAACTGCAAAGGATTGCAAATGATGGCGCTAGAGAGTCAACACCAGCCTGTCCCCCGCCGGTTATCTGCTCGGAACAAACAGCCACTGTCGAGCCTTGCACTGGACGCCGTATTGCCCTCGACCCCGACCCAATATGCCGCGAAGCTGATCGAGGAACGTTGGGGGGCAGAGTTATTGGCTGCTCGCCTGGTTGACCTCAATTACCATTTTTATGGTTACCCTGCACAACAGGACGTGCAGCAAGGCCGGGTCAGAAAATCACAAAGCCTGGTACAGGCCCTGTTGTCCAACCATCAGACCGTGGGCGCGGGTCGTTTCGGGGAAACGGGATTCGGCCTGTACACGCCTCCTGTCGTGGGCCCGGAAATCCAAATCGTCGAGATCGATGAGTCTATCAATCCAGACGGCGGGTTCCTGGACTATGAGGGCATCTACCGCCAGACCAACCCTCAGCTCTACGGTCCGAGCACTCAGCTAAAGCTGCAGCCGGCAGCGTTCAAAAAGTGGGTGTGGGAGCTGGAGTTCAAGGACAAATACACCGCTTATGTGCACGCTGCGTGGCCTTCCGACGAGGTTTGTCTTGCCCCCCAAGGTTATCCGCTGCGCACTTCGGTCAAGACGGCCTTTGTCATGGCGGCTTATTTGCAACACCGGGAAAACAGCCTGACCCAGGACGGACTCAAACTGGCACTGCGGGCTGCAGGGTTTGATCCGCAGCAAACGTGGGAGCAACTGACGGTTGAGCAATTGCAGGCCTGGGCGACGACGGAGTCCTCCATAGAGGCTGCGCGTCTGGTCATTTACCGTTATGTATCGAGCGATATCTGGAGCTTTCGAGAGAAAACCAGTGAGCGGATTTTGCTTTATATCCCGAGTAACTCTTCTCCGTTCCACGAGTTCGCCGATCAAAAGGCGTTACACAAATGGGTGGTCGATGTGGGCCGGGACGTTGCCCGGCGGGATGCTCTGGCAGCGCATTTTTCCGAAGATGACCGGCAGGACGGCACATTCCACGCGGGCGTGTCGACCGCGTTGGAGGGCATGGCGCTTTACCCCAAACAGCATCATTTGAAGAAAGGCCATGGTTTTTTCAACGATGATGGTTACTGGGATCCTGCCGATTACATTCACTTTGAGGTCGCGATGTCTCCAGCCGATCCCTTCGCGCAGTGGGTGTTGCTGATGAAGCAAGCGGCCCAGTCCAGTATTGAAACGATCCGTGACGATGCCCAGGCCAATCGGGATGATTTGAGTGCGGTGGTCGAGCCCATTGTGCAATGGATCAACAAATTTGGTCCCTTGGCGTTGTTCATTCCGGGTGGCGAAGGTTTGTTGGCGCTGTCCGGGCTGATCGATGCCGGTTATGGGCTGGCTCAGGCGGTTGATGGCAAGACCGCTGAAGAGCGCTCGGCAGGTGTCACACGCACCGTATTCGGTTTGCTCAATGCCTTGCCACTGGCCGCGGAAGGGGCAGCCATCAAGGCCGAAGAGCATGCCGTCGGCATCGGGTCTGAATCCGGTCCTGCCCCCGCGTTTATGGACGAACCCTTGTCCGGCGAGTCCTCGCTGGTGGCCGGAAATGTTGCACCTTCCGCCGTTGGCGCTGAACGGGCGCAGCTGATGCGAGGTATTGGGCCGAGTGTCCAGGCATTCAGTGATGAGGTTCTGGTCCAGATAGCTCATGTCAGCCCCGTGGATGATGATGTATTACGCCTGATGCACACCGGGCAGCGGTCACCGGCTCCGGTGCTGGCGGATACCATCAGTCGTTTCACGCTCGATCAGGATCTGCAGCGTGCCGTTGACGCGTTCCCCGAAGGCTCGGCGCAGGCCGAACAGCTAAAAAGCACGCGAGTCGAACAGTTCAGGCAGCGCTACGACGCGCTACAGCATTCGGATAATGACTGGATCAGGTTATTTCGGGATCAATACCCGGGTTTACCAAAAAGTGCGGTGGAGCAAATGCTCGACAGGTCGGGAGTGGACATTGCTGCGCCCCACACGCTGGCTGACGCCAAGCGAGTGCTCGGGCAGTTGGGCGGCAAGGCGCAGCAGTACACGCAGCATGTACGTCTGTGCCGCGCCTATGAGGGGCTTTATCTGAAGTCGGTCGAAAACGCCGACAGTGATGTGCTTGTATTGCAGACGCTGGAACGGCTGCCGGGCTGGTCGCGTGCGACTCGAATCGAGGCGCTCTACGGGCGGGTCGGTACGGCTGACTTTGATCAAGCGCTGTTCGGGCTTCTGCCGCAAGAACAACGCGCGGCCCTCGGTTTGCGTCCAGGCCGCGAATGGCAGGACTTGCAGTCCAAAATTCGGGAACACGTCCTGCCGCGCTCCGAATTGATGCTGGGGCTACACAGGATCGACTCCGGATTGCCCTTTCAGCGTTTCGGGTTGCACGGCGGTGGATTCCCTGGCACCGCGCAGTTCGGCGAGCTGTCCACAGAAATCATGAGGCTTCAGGTTAAAGAGATTTATCCTGCTTTTACGACTGAACAAGCGGATGAGTTTCTATTGAATGCAGGCGCCCAGGCTCAGGCTGATCTTTATCGGCTGAGGTTGCAGTCAGAGCAACTACGTTTCGATATCACCGGTTGGATCGAAAACATCACCGATGATATCGAAGAGATGGATATAGATATTCTGCTCGCGGGTGATGAGGGCACGGAGGGAATGAGCGACGCCGAGATTAAGGCGGAGAACGACGCGCGCATAGACGAATGGATGGATATTGAACGTGATACCCGATATGAGCTGGCCGAAGACCTGATCGCCATTTGGCAAAAGCGTAGCGGGCCAGAAAGCCGGGTTTATCGGGACGGACAGTTCATCGGCTTTCACCTGGATATGGACTTCGAGCAGATGCACTACCTCCCGCAGCTCAACGTAAAGTTGAATGACGTAGTCTCTCTCACCATGCCGAATTTCAAGTTAACGCAGCGCGGCAGCCTTAACGGATTCCTTGAGTGTTTCCCCAACCTTCGCACATTGAATATGCAGGGCGTTGATCTACGACTCTTTGACCAGAATGGCATAGCGGTTGGTCGATTGCCGCCTGCCATCGGCCAGTTGTCTCGGCTTGAGGTCTTGAACCTGAAAGCGACCCGGCTGGTCCTGACGGAGGGAACCGTAGGCCAACTCGCCGAGCTCACCCGACTTCAGGAGCTCGATCTAAGCGAAAATCCGTTGGGTCTCCCACCGCCAGTGTTTGAGATGTCCGAATTGCGTCAACTCAAGTTGAGGCGTGCGGAGCTTGAGTCTTGCCCGACTTTTGCTCTGGATTTTCCTGGCCTGGGGCGCTTGGATCTACGTGATAACCAGCTTGTCCGAGTGCCTGAATCGGTTCGTAAGCAGTCGGTGGCCGTGGGCAACGTCTTGCTTTCAGGCAATCCGTTAACCGACGCAGACAGTTTGAAATGGATCATGGAACACCGTAAGCAGACCCGGATCAACCTGTGGATGGGGGCTGCGGCACGCGATTTTGCCAGGCCAAACGCTTGGTTGACCGGGCTTCTCCCTGAGCAGGCGGCACAACAGACCGCACGCTGGGAGCGTCTTTTTGCAAAAGAGGGGAGTAATCGTTTCTTCGACACTTTGGACGTACTGACGCGCACGGCCGATTTCCTGGTGGACTATGCACCTTTGCAACAGCGAGTGTGGCGAATGGTTAATGAGATGGATGCTTCGCAGGAGCTTTGCCAGCACCTGTTCGAGGGCGTGGAATGGTCGCCTCTCGATGGGGATGACCCGTTTGCCAGTTTTGTACGACTGGAAGACAGAATCACTTTATTCAAGGAGCCGCCTGTGAAAAAAGCCAGTCTCGACGGCGAGACTTTTCAAGCGTCGTAGGTGGAGCGAGGAGTCTGTAGCCACAATAAAAAACCTTGAGCCCGGCACAGGCGCCGGGCTCAAGGTTTTTTTCGATCAGCGGCGACGAAACAGTGGCAGCGGTTCGTCGGTGGCGGCCTGGTAGGTCACCGAGAAGTCCTTGAGGCTTTCAAGGGCTTCGTACGGGTCCTTGTCGGCGCGCAATGCATACGCGTCGAAACCGCAGCGGTGCAGGTAGAACAACTGGTCGCGCAGCACATCGCCAATCGCCCGCAGTTCGCCCTTGTAGCCGTAACGGTCACGCAGCAGGCGCGCGTTGGAGTAGTTGCGCCCGTCGGTGAAGGCCGGGAAGTTCAAGGCAATAACCTGGAACTGATCGACGTCGTCACCGATTTCCTCGGCTTCTTCATCGGCATCCAGCCACACGCCCAAACCGCCATCGCGAGCCTTGAGCGCATGCGCGTGATCGCGCCACAGGGCCAGCGGGACGATCAGGTCGTCGCAGTTGGAAATGCCGTCGAAGGTAGCGTCCTTGGGCAGCAAGTGCCAGGTTTCGTCGATGACTTCGTTGTTCTTAATTATTCGCTGCATAGACGCGTTCCTTGAAGAGGTCGATGCCGATACGTTGATAGGTGTCGATGAAGCGTTCGTCTTCGGTACGTTGTTCCACGTACACGTCGATCAGCTTCGAGATCACGTCAGGCATGTCGTCCTGTGCAAAGGACGGGCCGAGGATCTTGCCCAGGCTGGCGTCACGGCTGGCGCTGCCGCCGAGGGATACCTGGTAGAACTCTTCACCTTTCTTGTCCACTCCGAGGATGCCGATGTGCCCGACGTGGTGGTGACCACAGGCGTTCATGCAGCCGGAAATGTTCAGGTCCAGTTCGCCGATGTCGAACAGGTAGTCCAGGTCATCGAAACGGCGCTGGATGGCTTCGGCGATCGGGATCGACTTGGCGTTGGCCAGGGAGCAGAAGTCGCCACCGGGGCAGCAGATGATGTCGGTCAGCAGGCCGATATTCGGTGTAGCGAAGCCTTGCTCGCGCAATTCACCCCACAGGGTGAACAGTTGGCTCTGCTCGACATCAGCCAGAATGATGTTCTGCTCATGGGAGGTGCGCAGCTGGCCAAAGCTGTAGCGGTCGGCCAGGTCGGCAACGCCATCGAGCTGCTTGTCGGTCAGGTCACCCGGAGCAACGCCGGTCGGCTTGAGCGACAGGGTCACCGCGACATACCCCGGCTTCTTGTGAGCCAGGGTGTTGCGGGTGCGCCAGCGAGCAAAGCCCGGATATTGCTTGTCGAGTTCAGCCAGTTCTGCCGTCTGATCGTTCAGGGCTTTGTAGTCCGGATCGACGAAGTGCTTGGCGACGCGATGCACTTCAGCCTCGGTCAGCGTGGTCTGGCCACCGCGAAGGTATTCCATTTCCGCGTCGACTTTTTGTGCGAAGACTTCAGGCGTCAGGGCCTTGACCAGAATCTTGATCCGCGCCTTGTACTTGTTGTCGCGACGACCATAGCGGTTGTACACACGCAGGATGGCGTCGAGGTAGCTCAACAGGTCTGGCCACGGCAGGAATTCATTGATGAACGCGCCAACGACAGGCGTTCGGCCGAGGCCACCACCGACCAGCACGCGGAAACCCAGTTCGCCTGCGGCGTTGTGCACTGGCTCAAGGCCGATGTCATGGACTTCAATGGCTGCACGGTCCGAGGTCGAACCGTTGATGGCGATCTTGAACTTGCGCGGCAGGTAGGCGAATTCCGGGTGGAAGGTGGTCCACTGACGGACGATTTCGCACCACGGACGCGGATCGATCAACTCGTCGGCAGCGACACCGGCGAACTGATCGGTGGTGACGTTGCGCAGGCAGTTGCCGCTGGTCTGGATAGCGTGCATCTGCACGGTCGCCAGCTCAGCCAGGATGTCCGGGATGTCTTCCAGTGCCGGCCAGTTGAACTGGACGTTCTGCCGGGTACTGATGTGGGCATAGCCCTTGTCGTAGTCGCGGGCAATCTTGGCCATCATTCGCGTCTGGCGCGAAGTCAGTTGGCCATAAGGCACGGCAACCCGCAGCATCGGAGCGAAGCGCTGGATGTAAAGGCCATTTTGCAGGCGCAGGGGGCGGAATTCTTCTTCGCTCAGCTCGCCTGCCAGATAGCGTCGGGTCTGATCACGGAACTGCTTGACGCGGTCCTCGATGATCCGCTGATCGTACTCGTCGTATACGTACATATAGGTCCTGTTCTCAGGCTTGGGCCAATCAGGAACAGCTGCGTTTTCCGCTCGCTTGATTCCGATACTGCCTTGGCAATTCTGCGCGCACGGCCGCGCACTCCCCACGGAGCCGAGGCAAGATACCAGTTTGCGTTTATGCGCAAAAGTGATGTTTGAGTATATGTAAAGAACCAAATCGACTAATGAGACTGGTTATTGTCTTACCCACATTTGTGGTGCGGGCAATCCTCTACTTAACTGTGCTCGAGTCTTTCTGCAATCACCGATAAAACCGACAAGAGGCGATGCAATGAGCAACCCAACCAAAGCACGGAAAAGCGATAGCACCGTCGATGCATGGGCCATTCTGTTTCTGATCTTCCTGGTAGTGGGCACTGCGGTGTTCTGGGTCAGCCATCAATAGGTAAGCGTGTCCGGGCCCTGTCCTGACGATTGTCGGACAAAACGTCGATTAATCGCGATTTGCCAGCACTTCGCTGGCTATAATGCGCGGCTAATTGCCGGGGCTCGGATATTCAATGTTCAAGTTTTTCTGTGGGGTATTGCTGACGTTTTGCTCGGTCTATGGATCGGGTACGCAAGCGGCGTCAGTGCTGTTCCTGAGTCCTGGCACCTCTACGGAAACTTTTTGGCTGAGCTATTCGCAATTCATGCAGGCTGCCGCCCGGGATCTGGGCATGGACCTGCAGATCCAGTATTCCGAGCGCGTGCCTGAAACCACGATCAAACAGGCCCGTGAAGCCCTGCAAGGGCCAAAACGTCCGGACTATCTGGTGTTCGCCAACGAGCAATATGTTGCGCCGGAAATTTTGCGGCTGTCCGAGGGCAGCGGCGTGAAGCTGTTTATCGTCAATAGCGCGCTAAACGCTGATCAACTGGCGTTGCTCGGCAATCGCGAGAAAAAATACCCGGCTTTGCTCGGTAGCCTGGTACCCAACGATGAGGAGGGCGGTTACCTGATGCTCAAGGAGTTGATCCGCCTGCATCCTCCGGTCGCCCCCGGCCAGAAACTTGAATTGCTGGCGTTTGCCGGTTTGAAAATCACGCCGGCCTCGCAGTTGCGTGAAAAGGGCTTGATGCGGGCGTTGCGCGAGCACCCCGAGGTGCATTTGCAGCAACTGGTGTACGGCGGGTGGAACCGTCAGCGCGTCCATGAGCAGGCGACGTTGCTGTTCAAGCGCTATCCGCAGACGTCGCTGATCTGGACGGCCAACGATGAAATGGCGTTCGGCGCGATGCAGGCCTATGAAGAGGCGGGCGGCACGCCGGGCAAGGGCGCGCTGTTCAGCGCCGTCAATACCTCCCCGTCAGCCTTGCAGGCACTGCTGGATGGTCGTCTTAGTGTATTGGTAGGCGGACACTTCAGCCTGGGCGGTTGGGCGCTGGTGCAGTTGCATGACTATGACCAGGGCGTCCATGTCGAACGATATGGCGGTCGTGACCGGCAGGTCCCGCTGTTGCAGTTGATTGATCGGGAACAGGCCAGGCGCTTGTTGGCCATCGGTGCCACGCAGAACTAC
Proteins encoded in this window:
- a CDS encoding amidohydrolase, giving the protein MTNSPADLILFNGRMHTVDRDKPLASAVAIKDGRFITVGNDTDVMPLRGASTQVIDLQKRTVIPGLNDSHLHLIRGGLNYNLELRWEGVPSLVDALRMLKDQADRTPAPQWVRVVGGWTEFQFAEKRLPTIEELNKAAPDTPVFVLHLYDRALLNRSALKVVGYDRNTPNPPGGEIQRDANGDPTGMLIARPNAMILYSTLAKGPKLPLEYQLNSTWQFMRELNRLGVTSAIDAGGGFQNYPDDYQVIQQLAKDRQLSVRIAYNLFTQKPKEELTDFKNWTSTSHYGQGDDFLRHNGAGEMLVFSAADFEDFLEPRPDLPQTMEQELEPVVRHLVEQRWPFRLHATYNESISRMLDVFEKVNRDIPFDGLPWFFDHAETITPQNIERVRALGGGIAIQDRMAFQGEYFVDRYGAKAAEHTPPIQRMLAEGIPVGAGTDATRVSSYNPWTSLYWLVSGRTVGGLELYPQGLSRDTALELYTHGSAWFSSEQGTKGQIKVGQLADLVALSADYFSVDDEAIKWIESVLTVVDGKVVYGSLEFEKLGPPHLPVMPDWSPVVNVPGHWKPLAPLTAQMHQCAGACAVHAHSHERARLSNAPVSDFQGFWGAFGCSCFAF
- a CDS encoding SCP2 sterol-binding domain-containing protein translates to MTSVADAVQAMKAKFNPAAAAGLDLVFGFRIDDTKNFSLIVKDSTCELKEGENPDAQVTLVMDGETLEGIVDGSTDGMQAFMGGKLRAEGDMMLAMKLSELFPS
- a CDS encoding histidine phosphatase family protein; this translates as MGSIYLIRHGQASFGADDYDVLSPTGIRQAEILGSHLAELGLSFDRCLSGDLRRQQHTASSALAQFGAVGLPVPPLEIDSAFNEFDADAVIRALIPDLLPEEPEALNILRNAAQNRGEFQRIFALIIERWLAGTYDPPGLESWPGFVERVQAGLQRILEQADNTQKIAVFTSGGTITALLHLITQMPARQAFELNWQIVNTSLNQLKFRGREVTLASFNSHAHLQLLKAPELITFR
- the sohB gene encoding protease SohB; the encoded protein is MEFFAEYASFLAKTVTLVIAILVVLASFAALRSKGRRKFTGQLQVSKLNDFYKELRERLEQTLLDKDQLKALRKSEAKSEKKQKKKPEAKPRVFVLDFDGDIRASATESLRHEITALLSLATPKDEVVLRLESGGGMVHSYGLASSQLARIRQAGVPLTVCIDKVAASGGYMMACIGEKIISAPFAILGSIGVVAQLPNVNRLLKKHDIDFEVLTAGEYKRTLTVFGENTEKGREKFQEDLDVTHELFKNFVSRYRPQLAINEVATGEVWLGVAALEKRLVDELKTSDEYLAERAKGAELFHLHYAERKSLQERVGLAASGSIDRVLLTWWSRLTQQRFW
- a CDS encoding DUF6543 domain-containing protein, translated to MMALESQHQPVPRRLSARNKQPLSSLALDAVLPSTPTQYAAKLIEERWGAELLAARLVDLNYHFYGYPAQQDVQQGRVRKSQSLVQALLSNHQTVGAGRFGETGFGLYTPPVVGPEIQIVEIDESINPDGGFLDYEGIYRQTNPQLYGPSTQLKLQPAAFKKWVWELEFKDKYTAYVHAAWPSDEVCLAPQGYPLRTSVKTAFVMAAYLQHRENSLTQDGLKLALRAAGFDPQQTWEQLTVEQLQAWATTESSIEAARLVIYRYVSSDIWSFREKTSERILLYIPSNSSPFHEFADQKALHKWVVDVGRDVARRDALAAHFSEDDRQDGTFHAGVSTALEGMALYPKQHHLKKGHGFFNDDGYWDPADYIHFEVAMSPADPFAQWVLLMKQAAQSSIETIRDDAQANRDDLSAVVEPIVQWINKFGPLALFIPGGEGLLALSGLIDAGYGLAQAVDGKTAEERSAGVTRTVFGLLNALPLAAEGAAIKAEEHAVGIGSESGPAPAFMDEPLSGESSLVAGNVAPSAVGAERAQLMRGIGPSVQAFSDEVLVQIAHVSPVDDDVLRLMHTGQRSPAPVLADTISRFTLDQDLQRAVDAFPEGSAQAEQLKSTRVEQFRQRYDALQHSDNDWIRLFRDQYPGLPKSAVEQMLDRSGVDIAAPHTLADAKRVLGQLGGKAQQYTQHVRLCRAYEGLYLKSVENADSDVLVLQTLERLPGWSRATRIEALYGRVGTADFDQALFGLLPQEQRAALGLRPGREWQDLQSKIREHVLPRSELMLGLHRIDSGLPFQRFGLHGGGFPGTAQFGELSTEIMRLQVKEIYPAFTTEQADEFLLNAGAQAQADLYRLRLQSEQLRFDITGWIENITDDIEEMDIDILLAGDEGTEGMSDAEIKAENDARIDEWMDIERDTRYELAEDLIAIWQKRSGPESRVYRDGQFIGFHLDMDFEQMHYLPQLNVKLNDVVSLTMPNFKLTQRGSLNGFLECFPNLRTLNMQGVDLRLFDQNGIAVGRLPPAIGQLSRLEVLNLKATRLVLTEGTVGQLAELTRLQELDLSENPLGLPPPVFEMSELRQLKLRRAELESCPTFALDFPGLGRLDLRDNQLVRVPESVRKQSVAVGNVLLSGNPLTDADSLKWIMEHRKQTRINLWMGAAARDFARPNAWLTGLLPEQAAQQTARWERLFAKEGSNRFFDTLDVLTRTADFLVDYAPLQQRVWRMVNEMDASQELCQHLFEGVEWSPLDGDDPFASFVRLEDRITLFKEPPVKKASLDGETFQAS
- a CDS encoding DUF934 domain-containing protein, coding for MQRIIKNNEVIDETWHLLPKDATFDGISNCDDLIVPLALWRDHAHALKARDGGLGVWLDADEEAEEIGDDVDQFQVIALNFPAFTDGRNYSNARLLRDRYGYKGELRAIGDVLRDQLFYLHRCGFDAYALRADKDPYEALESLKDFSVTYQAATDEPLPLFRRR
- a CDS encoding nitrite/sulfite reductase, which translates into the protein MYVYDEYDQRIIEDRVKQFRDQTRRYLAGELSEEEFRPLRLQNGLYIQRFAPMLRVAVPYGQLTSRQTRMMAKIARDYDKGYAHISTRQNVQFNWPALEDIPDILAELATVQMHAIQTSGNCLRNVTTDQFAGVAADELIDPRPWCEIVRQWTTFHPEFAYLPRKFKIAINGSTSDRAAIEVHDIGLEPVHNAAGELGFRVLVGGGLGRTPVVGAFINEFLPWPDLLSYLDAILRVYNRYGRRDNKYKARIKILVKALTPEVFAQKVDAEMEYLRGGQTTLTEAEVHRVAKHFVDPDYKALNDQTAELAELDKQYPGFARWRTRNTLAHKKPGYVAVTLSLKPTGVAPGDLTDKQLDGVADLADRYSFGQLRTSHEQNIILADVEQSQLFTLWGELREQGFATPNIGLLTDIICCPGGDFCSLANAKSIPIAEAIQRRFDDLDYLFDIGELDLNISGCMNACGHHHVGHIGILGVDKKGEEFYQVSLGGSASRDASLGKILGPSFAQDDMPDVISKLIDVYVEQRTEDERFIDTYQRIGIDLFKERVYAANN